Proteins co-encoded in one Ponticoccus alexandrii genomic window:
- a CDS encoding sugar-binding transcriptional regulator: MAKDRAFVDGERSLAIRAAWLHYVGGMRQAEVAKRLGVPSVKAHRLIQRAVAEGAVKVSIEGDIVECIELEQALCARYGLDTCEVAPDLEEEGMPLRALGLTGATWLKRWLESGEETTIGISHGRSLAAVVQAMPRMTLPDQRFVSLLGGLTRNFAANPHDVMHLLAERTGARAYVMPVPFFANSCEDREVLLSQRGVSEVMQLAESAPLKLVGVGSAQTQAQLVVSGLIEPSEIEAISSAGGVGEMLGHFFDRDGGYVATPLTARTVAVSLRERREDRIVALAGGPEKVEPLRAVLNSRRLSGLITDEKTARALLD, from the coding sequence ATGGCAAAGGACAGGGCCTTCGTGGATGGCGAGCGGTCTCTGGCGATCCGTGCCGCATGGCTTCACTACGTCGGCGGCATGCGGCAGGCCGAGGTCGCCAAGCGGCTGGGCGTGCCCTCGGTCAAGGCGCACCGGCTGATCCAGCGCGCGGTTGCCGAGGGGGCGGTCAAGGTCTCGATCGAGGGCGATATCGTCGAGTGCATCGAGCTGGAGCAGGCCCTTTGCGCGCGCTACGGGCTGGACACCTGCGAGGTTGCCCCGGACCTGGAGGAAGAGGGCATGCCGCTGCGTGCGCTGGGTCTGACCGGCGCGACATGGCTGAAACGCTGGCTGGAAAGCGGCGAAGAGACCACCATCGGCATCAGCCACGGGCGCAGCCTTGCCGCCGTCGTTCAGGCGATGCCGCGCATGACACTGCCGGATCAGCGCTTCGTCTCGCTGCTGGGCGGGCTGACGCGGAACTTCGCCGCCAACCCGCATGACGTGATGCACCTGCTGGCGGAACGCACCGGCGCGCGGGCCTACGTGATGCCGGTGCCCTTCTTCGCCAACTCCTGCGAGGACCGCGAGGTCCTGCTGTCCCAGCGTGGCGTCTCCGAGGTCATGCAACTGGCCGAAAGCGCGCCGCTGAAGCTGGTTGGCGTGGGCTCGGCACAGACGCAGGCGCAGCTTGTCGTTTCGGGGCTGATCGAGCCGTCGGAGATCGAGGCGATTTCCTCGGCCGGTGGTGTGGGCGAGATGCTGGGCCATTTCTTCGACCGCGACGGCGGCTACGTGGCGACGCCCCTGACGGCGCGGACGGTGGCCGTGTCGCTGCGCGAACGCCGCGAGGACCGGATCGTGGCCCTGGCCGGCGGGCCGGAAAAGGTCGAGCCGCTGCGTGCGGTGCTGAACAGCCGGAGGCTCTCCGGCCTGATCACCGACGAAAAGACCGCGCGGGCTCTGCTGGACTGA
- a CDS encoding sugar phosphate isomerase/epimerase family protein — translation MALTLSLNTNPLVNRYADPDDLIDAIARDIRIRDIQLTHEFINPSWPAPVIRRLTRQMGRALDRTGARVTSGMTGPYGRLNHFGHPDADVRRYYVDWFKTFADITADLGGVSVGTQFAIFTYRDYDDPARREDLIQIAIDCWTEVAEHAKDAGLQYVYWEPMSVGREFGETIEASMALQKRLSAADMAVPMWMMADIDHGDVTSPNPDDTDPYAWARAVPKVSPIIHIKQSMMDKSGHRPFTAQFNEKGAIQPEPLLKAFAEGGAVDNEICLELSFKEREPNDRQVIAQIAESVAFWAPHIDSGAGDLKV, via the coding sequence ATGGCTCTGACGCTTTCGCTCAACACCAACCCGCTGGTGAACCGTTACGCCGATCCCGACGACCTGATCGACGCCATCGCCCGCGACATCCGCATCCGCGACATCCAGTTGACGCATGAGTTCATCAACCCCTCGTGGCCCGCGCCGGTGATCCGGCGCCTGACCCGGCAGATGGGGCGGGCGCTGGACCGCACCGGCGCGCGCGTGACCTCGGGGATGACGGGGCCCTATGGGCGGCTCAACCACTTCGGCCACCCGGACGCCGACGTGCGGCGCTACTACGTCGACTGGTTCAAGACCTTCGCCGACATCACCGCCGACCTTGGCGGCGTCTCGGTGGGCACGCAGTTCGCCATCTTCACGTACCGCGATTACGACGACCCGGCCCGACGCGAGGACCTGATCCAGATCGCCATCGACTGCTGGACCGAGGTGGCCGAGCACGCCAAGGACGCCGGGCTGCAATACGTCTACTGGGAGCCGATGAGCGTGGGCCGCGAGTTCGGCGAGACCATCGAGGCCAGCATGGCCCTGCAGAAGCGCCTGAGTGCCGCCGACATGGCCGTGCCGATGTGGATGATGGCCGACATCGATCACGGCGACGTGACCTCTCCCAACCCAGACGACACCGACCCCTACGCCTGGGCGCGGGCGGTGCCCAAGGTCAGCCCGATCATCCACATCAAGCAGTCGATGATGGACAAGTCCGGTCACCGGCCCTTTACCGCGCAGTTCAACGAAAAGGGTGCGATCCAGCCCGAGCCGCTGCTGAAGGCCTTTGCCGAGGGCGGGGCGGTGGACAACGAGATCTGCCTCGAACTCAGCTTCAAGGAGCGCGAACCCAACGACCGTCAGGTGATCGCGCAGATCGCTGAAAGCGTGGCCTTCTGGGCGCCGCACATCGACAGCGGCGCGGGGGATCTGAAGGTCTGA